The proteins below come from a single Treponema phagedenis genomic window:
- a CDS encoding ABC transporter substrate-binding protein produces MKKRIVLFCVACVAAMSLLSCGSDSGGQEKKSLMVYTSMKESIIGKVRDEFSQKYPDINFDYYSAGAGKLMAKIAAERQSGRIACDVLWTSEVPDFMQLKAEGVLLPYVSPESGKIVSPLKDPEGYFTPARLGTLGIAYNTNKIKTPPASWQDLLKPEYKNGFAMANPALSGTSLVSLAMLIENLGWDYIEQLKANGAKMGQGSGQVVDDTASGDISACIAVDYITIDKIVKGATLGFAYPQEMLVVPSPIAIMKDTQNEDSAKIFIDFLLSDEGQKIVADAYTLPIKENIPVREDLGLLHPEAATQRAFPFDYQKLIREKEEVIKRFTALMNQR; encoded by the coding sequence ATGAAAAAAAGAATAGTTTTATTCTGTGTTGCATGCGTTGCAGCGATGTCATTATTAAGCTGCGGAAGCGATTCCGGTGGGCAGGAAAAAAAATCTTTAATGGTTTATACTTCCATGAAAGAGTCTATTATCGGAAAGGTTCGAGATGAATTTTCACAAAAATATCCCGATATCAACTTTGACTATTACTCCGCCGGAGCGGGAAAGCTCATGGCAAAAATTGCTGCAGAGCGTCAGTCAGGACGCATTGCCTGCGATGTGCTATGGACAAGTGAAGTGCCTGATTTTATGCAGCTTAAAGCGGAAGGAGTCTTACTTCCGTATGTTTCGCCGGAATCAGGAAAGATTGTCAGTCCGTTAAAAGATCCGGAAGGTTATTTTACCCCTGCACGATTGGGGACATTGGGTATTGCATATAATACCAATAAGATTAAAACACCGCCCGCATCTTGGCAGGACTTATTAAAGCCTGAATACAAGAACGGATTTGCAATGGCAAATCCTGCCCTTTCAGGGACATCGCTGGTTTCGCTTGCAATGCTTATTGAAAATCTTGGTTGGGATTATATTGAGCAGCTAAAAGCAAACGGAGCAAAAATGGGGCAAGGTTCCGGGCAGGTAGTAGACGACACCGCTTCCGGTGATATTTCCGCGTGCATTGCAGTGGACTATATCACTATCGATAAAATTGTAAAAGGCGCAACCCTCGGATTTGCGTATCCCCAAGAAATGTTGGTTGTTCCCAGTCCTATTGCAATAATGAAAGATACACAAAATGAAGATTCGGCAAAAATATTTATTGACTTTCTTTTATCCGATGAAGGACAAAAAATTGTCGCAGATGCGTATACGCTTCCTATTAAAGAAAACATTCCGGTACGTGAAGATTTAGGGCTGCTTCATCCAGAGGCTGCAACACAGCGAGCATTTCCCTTTGATTACCAAAAACTTATTCGAGAAAAAGAAGAGGTGATCAAAAGATTTACCGCGCTTATGAATCAGCGTTAA
- a CDS encoding ABC transporter ATP-binding protein, with protein MDGITFKNVSKRFDKKQVLKDLSFVIKAGECFTILGPSGCGKTVILRLIAGFEVPDSGQIIINDQVVADGDKGFSLPPEERKLGVVFQDYAVWPHKTVKQNVAYPLEMQKVPADARKQRIQKAIDLVNLTGLEKRLPYQLSGGQQQRVALARAIVAESSLLLLDEPLTNLDANLREEMRFEIKALQKKINSTILYVTHDQEVALAISDRIAIMDSSGSFCQIDTPEQVFEHPVNVFGFGFLGVANYIRFKHAGDKILFYHTNKEFIPTEGCSEELAANATVLAAFRPMDVNLDRSSGSVRGTIIRKSLLGPIIDYAVELEGVIIRAQIQTEDAIKNELIFEEGEKCFCSFNSIVWFPDDAAVKEVEA; from the coding sequence ATGGACGGTATTACGTTTAAAAATGTCTCAAAGAGATTTGATAAAAAGCAGGTACTCAAGGATTTAAGTTTTGTTATTAAAGCAGGTGAATGCTTTACGATTTTAGGTCCTTCGGGATGCGGCAAAACAGTAATTTTGCGGCTTATTGCAGGATTTGAAGTTCCCGATTCAGGGCAAATTATTATAAATGACCAGGTAGTTGCGGATGGCGATAAAGGGTTTTCTCTGCCGCCGGAGGAAAGAAAACTAGGGGTTGTTTTTCAAGACTATGCGGTATGGCCGCATAAAACGGTAAAGCAAAATGTTGCATATCCGCTGGAAATGCAAAAAGTTCCTGCGGATGCACGAAAGCAACGAATACAAAAAGCAATTGATTTGGTAAACCTTACCGGACTCGAAAAAAGATTACCGTATCAGCTTTCCGGCGGACAACAGCAACGAGTAGCTCTTGCGCGCGCCATCGTTGCGGAAAGCTCATTGCTCCTTCTTGATGAGCCGCTTACTAATCTTGACGCAAACTTGCGGGAAGAAATGCGTTTTGAAATAAAAGCTTTACAGAAAAAAATTAACAGTACTATTTTATATGTTACACATGATCAAGAAGTTGCATTGGCAATTTCAGACAGGATTGCGATTATGGACTCATCCGGAAGTTTTTGTCAAATTGACACTCCTGAGCAAGTGTTTGAACATCCGGTAAATGTATTCGGGTTCGGATTTTTGGGGGTTGCAAATTATATTCGCTTTAAACATGCGGGCGATAAAATCCTGTTTTATCATACAAACAAAGAATTCATACCGACGGAAGGATGTTCGGAAGAACTTGCGGCGAATGCAACCGTATTAGCCGCATTTAGACCGATGGATGTAAACCTTGACAGATCCTCCGGATCGGTAAGAGGCACAATTATCAGAAAAAGTTTGCTTGGTCCTATTATTGATTATGCGGTTGAGCTTGAAGGGGTAATTATCCGTGCGCAAATTCAAACCGAAGATGCTATAAAAAATGAATTAATTTTTGAAGAGGGTGAAAAGTGTTTTTGCTCTTTTAATTCAATAGTATGGTTTCCCGATGACGCTGCTGTAAAGGAGGTGGAAGCATGA
- a CDS encoding ABC transporter permease, giving the protein MIKVKKIGVAELALVFSILVLVIIVAVPVLLIFTTALFKDGQLNIKGVLEILHSADTYQALKNSLVIAIGTTITSTIIGVFFAWLIARTDLPFKKLMKALFMVPFMLPSFICAMAWKVLLSPRAGYLNKMLMGVFNLEKAPIDIMSLGGIIAIETMYLFPFVFLQVSGALERMDPTLEESARISGAGLFTITRKITLPLVMPSIVAGALLVCLYSLAHFGVPAILGTEKGIYNIPTKIYERIYASAGSFEAIRTGTILSMILVIAAAIILKAQNMILKKGRFQIIAGKSMRPVVLKLRGLKIPLLIISIVYILITVVLPTVTIFLIGGLKTYGLPFKAENMTWLNYIEIFKWKLTKDAIWNSLYLSISAAFVTMLAGVMISYVIVKMKVRGKFILEFLGVLPFSLPGTVIALGCILVWSGKFGINIYNTAWIIFVAYIARYMAFALKSNSAALEQVSDSLEEASRSCGATHWQTLKNIVIPLIRPGMISAFFLIFLPALRELTTSVLLYGPTTRTIGVAIYALNEDGETVRAAALASVALLIIFIGEFSIRTLLSKLERRQ; this is encoded by the coding sequence ATGATAAAGGTTAAAAAAATCGGTGTAGCTGAGCTTGCCTTAGTATTTTCAATATTGGTATTAGTGATCATTGTTGCAGTACCCGTATTGCTTATTTTTACTACTGCTTTGTTTAAGGACGGGCAACTGAATATTAAAGGCGTATTGGAAATCCTTCACTCCGCAGATACGTATCAGGCGCTGAAAAATTCCTTAGTAATAGCTATCGGAACAACTATCACATCTACTATTATAGGAGTGTTTTTTGCTTGGCTCATTGCAAGAACAGATCTCCCGTTTAAAAAGCTTATGAAAGCTTTATTTATGGTTCCGTTCATGCTGCCTTCTTTTATTTGTGCGATGGCATGGAAGGTGTTATTATCACCGCGTGCCGGATATCTGAACAAAATGCTGATGGGTGTGTTCAATCTTGAAAAAGCGCCTATCGATATCATGTCTTTGGGAGGAATTATTGCAATTGAGACAATGTATCTTTTCCCCTTTGTTTTTTTACAGGTATCGGGTGCTTTGGAGCGGATGGATCCGACACTGGAAGAGTCGGCAAGAATTTCCGGGGCAGGATTATTTACCATCACTCGAAAAATAACCTTACCTCTTGTGATGCCGAGCATTGTTGCCGGAGCGCTGCTGGTTTGTTTGTATTCTCTTGCGCACTTCGGAGTTCCCGCCATTCTCGGAACTGAAAAAGGTATTTATAACATACCCACAAAAATTTATGAAAGAATCTATGCATCGGCGGGAAGCTTTGAGGCGATCAGAACGGGAACTATTTTATCGATGATACTGGTTATTGCCGCTGCTATCATTTTAAAGGCTCAAAACATGATTCTGAAAAAAGGCAGATTTCAAATTATTGCGGGAAAAAGCATGCGCCCTGTTGTATTAAAATTACGCGGATTAAAAATTCCTTTACTGATAATCAGTATTGTCTATATTCTTATTACCGTTGTTTTACCGACTGTTACTATATTTTTAATCGGAGGATTAAAAACATACGGGCTTCCGTTCAAAGCTGAAAACATGACATGGCTCAATTATATAGAAATATTTAAATGGAAGCTTACCAAAGATGCAATATGGAATAGCTTATATCTTTCTATAAGTGCGGCTTTTGTTACTATGTTGGCGGGTGTAATGATTTCATACGTCATTGTCAAAATGAAGGTGAGGGGAAAATTTATTCTTGAATTCCTGGGCGTGCTGCCATTTTCCTTGCCCGGAACGGTTATCGCGCTTGGCTGTATTCTTGTCTGGTCAGGCAAATTCGGTATAAATATTTATAATACTGCATGGATTATCTTTGTCGCGTATATTGCCCGATACATGGCATTTGCCTTGAAATCAAACTCGGCGGCATTGGAACAGGTTTCGGATTCGCTTGAAGAGGCCTCAAGATCATGCGGAGCAACTCATTGGCAAACATTAAAAAACATAGTTATTCCGCTCATACGTCCCGGAATGATAAGTGCTTTTTTCTTAATCTTTTTGCCCGCATTACGAGAGCTCACAACCTCGGTTCTATTATATGGCCCTACAACCAGAACAATAGGAGTTGCAATTTACGCATTAAACGAAGACGGAGAAACTGTTCGCGCAGCGGCTTTGGCAAGTGTTGCGCTGCTGATTATTTTTATTGGAGAATTTTCAATACGAACACTCCTGTCAAAATTAGAACGTCGGCAATAA